The Bacillus vallismortis genome window below encodes:
- the yvgO gene encoding stress response protein YvgO, whose product MKRMRIPMTLALGAALTIAPLSFASAEENPGAQISQATTAGTSAAEVGLNVNLDVLGIANQIADAIKSAQNRDGFVKNLMESSFYASGQKYNVMVFNLSQEYEDHLNGVQFYGSAVYDGITYGIWVFEDGTFTNKGDGGWINWAFRGWFDRDGSTVEFHRP is encoded by the coding sequence TTGAAACGTATGCGTATCCCGATGACACTTGCGTTAGGTGCCGCTTTGACCATTGCCCCTTTGTCCTTTGCTTCGGCTGAAGAAAATCCCGGTGCGCAGATTTCCCAGGCAACAACAGCCGGAACATCTGCCGCTGAGGTAGGTTTAAACGTCAACCTGGATGTACTTGGAATTGCCAACCAAATCGCCGATGCCATTAAATCCGCACAGAACCGAGATGGATTTGTGAAAAACCTCATGGAGTCTTCCTTCTACGCGTCCGGCCAAAAATACAACGTCATGGTATTTAATTTAAGCCAGGAATATGAAGATCACTTAAACGGTGTGCAATTTTACGGCTCAGCCGTTTACGACGGCATTACGTACGGCATTTGGGTATTTGAAGACGGAACCTTTACAAACAAAGGTGATGGCGGCTGGATCAACTGGGCCTTCAGAGGCTGGTTCGACCGGGATGGCAGCACTGTCGAATTCCATCGTCCCTAA
- a CDS encoding Na+/H+ antiporter: MDIFLVVLVLLTIIAISNIVNRFIPFIPVPLIQVALGIFAASFPQGLHFELNTELFFVLFIAPLLFNDGKRTPRAELWNLRAPILLLALGLVFATVIVGGYTIHWMIPAIPLAAAFGLAAILSPTDVVAVSALSGRVKMPKGILRLLEGEGLMNDASGLVAFKFAIAAAVTGAFSLAQAAVSFVFISLGGLLCGVVISFFIIRFRLFLRRLGMQDVTMHMLIQILTPFVIYLAAEEIAVSGILAVVAGGITHAVEQDRLESTMAKLQIVSSSTWNIILFILNGLVFVILGAQIPDVISVIFNDTAVSNMKVISYILVITFTLMLLRFLWVLFFWNGKWFFNKDQNIYKPGLRSTLLLSISGVRGAVTLAGSFSIPYFLEDGTPFPERNLILFLAAGVILCTLVIAAVVLPLLTEKEEEDEKRNKKLLTARRKLIKTALQTIKEDMNDTNKTASLAVIGEYNEKMKNLRFQQYTSSNRIKKQERKVRAQAIIAEHEALMKMLERGDIPEETVNVLQERFNELEILYGNPFKVGLSKTRLKRLMYWIFFDEHKKPELPILNEAGLIQATRVKTAKAAIEYLEKHKTEEHKEVFLSVITFYKQLIFRLEHSHHELKSSAQFETQKLEVKLKAVQAIRNEIQTLFEKREISRDISHELRQYINDVEAAMLEGGE, translated from the coding sequence TTGGACATATTTTTAGTTGTTCTCGTTTTATTAACGATTATTGCGATATCCAATATCGTGAACCGGTTTATTCCGTTTATTCCCGTGCCTCTGATTCAGGTGGCGCTTGGGATTTTTGCGGCCTCATTTCCACAGGGGCTTCATTTTGAATTAAACACCGAATTGTTTTTTGTTCTGTTTATCGCGCCTCTTCTATTTAATGATGGGAAGAGAACGCCGCGGGCGGAGCTTTGGAATTTACGCGCTCCGATTTTATTGCTCGCACTCGGCCTTGTATTTGCGACTGTGATTGTAGGTGGATACACGATTCACTGGATGATTCCTGCTATTCCGCTGGCAGCGGCTTTTGGACTTGCGGCCATTCTTTCACCGACTGATGTCGTCGCTGTCAGCGCATTATCAGGAAGAGTGAAAATGCCAAAAGGCATTCTTCGCCTGCTTGAAGGGGAGGGGCTGATGAATGACGCATCAGGTCTGGTGGCCTTTAAGTTTGCGATTGCGGCAGCAGTGACCGGTGCATTTTCATTAGCACAAGCGGCTGTCAGCTTTGTCTTTATTTCTCTTGGAGGCTTGCTGTGCGGGGTTGTCATTTCGTTCTTCATTATTCGATTCCGCCTCTTCCTGCGCCGTCTTGGCATGCAGGATGTCACAATGCATATGCTGATTCAAATTCTGACGCCGTTTGTGATTTATTTGGCAGCGGAAGAAATCGCCGTTTCCGGCATTTTAGCCGTTGTGGCGGGTGGAATCACCCATGCGGTTGAACAGGATCGTCTGGAATCAACGATGGCCAAACTGCAAATCGTCTCCTCGAGTACATGGAACATTATTTTATTTATTTTGAACGGTCTGGTCTTCGTTATTCTCGGAGCACAGATTCCGGACGTCATTTCCGTTATCTTTAATGACACCGCAGTTAGCAACATGAAGGTAATCAGTTATATCCTTGTGATCACATTTACGCTAATGCTCCTCAGATTTCTATGGGTGCTGTTCTTCTGGAACGGAAAATGGTTCTTTAATAAGGACCAGAACATTTATAAACCGGGTCTTCGTTCGACGCTGTTACTTTCGATTTCCGGTGTGCGCGGAGCTGTAACGCTTGCGGGCTCTTTCTCCATTCCGTATTTTCTGGAGGATGGCACACCGTTTCCGGAAAGAAATCTAATTCTCTTTTTGGCAGCCGGCGTCATTTTATGCACACTTGTCATTGCCGCCGTTGTGCTTCCCCTTCTGACTGAAAAGGAAGAAGAAGACGAAAAACGAAATAAAAAGCTGCTGACGGCGAGACGCAAATTGATTAAAACAGCTCTCCAAACGATTAAAGAGGACATGAACGATACAAACAAAACAGCCTCTCTTGCGGTGATAGGCGAATACAACGAAAAGATGAAAAACCTTCGTTTTCAGCAATATACTTCATCTAATCGTATCAAAAAACAAGAGCGAAAAGTCCGGGCGCAAGCCATTATCGCTGAGCATGAGGCATTGATGAAAATGCTGGAACGGGGAGACATCCCGGAAGAAACAGTAAACGTACTGCAAGAACGGTTTAATGAATTAGAAATTTTGTATGGCAACCCATTTAAAGTCGGATTATCAAAAACAAGGCTCAAGCGGCTGATGTATTGGATTTTCTTCGATGAACATAAAAAGCCGGAGCTGCCGATTTTAAATGAAGCGGGATTGATACAGGCAACGAGAGTGAAAACGGCAAAAGCAGCAATTGAATATCTGGAAAAACATAAGACGGAAGAACATAAAGAAGTGTTTTTATCTGTCATTACGTTTTATAAACAGTTAATTTTCAGGCTGGAACACAGTCATCATGAGCTGAAATCAAGCGCCCAATTTGAAACTCAGAAGCTGGAAGTGAAGCTGAAGGCTGTGCAGGCGATCAGAAATGAAATTCAAACGCTCTTCGAAAAGCGAGAAATTTCTCGGGACATCTCCCATGAACTTCGCCAATACATTAATGATGTGGAAGCCGCCATGCTTGAAGGCGGCGAATAG
- the cysI gene encoding assimilatory sulfite reductase (NADPH) hemoprotein subunit, whose product MVTKILKAPDGSPSDVERIKEESDYLRGTLKEVMLDRISAGIPDDDNRLMKHHGSYLQDDRDLRNERQKQKLEPAYQFMLRVRMPGGVSTPEQWLVMDDLSQKYGNGTLKLTTRETFQMHGILKWNMKKTIQTIHSALLDTIAACGDVNRNVMCASNPYQSEIHSEVYEWSKKLSDDLLPRTRAYHEIWLDEEKVAGTPEEEVEPMYGPLYLPRKFKIGIAVPPSNDIDVFSQDLGFIAIVEDGELIGFNVAIGGGMGMTHGDTATYPQLAKVIGFCRPEQMYDVAEKTITIQRDYGNRSVRKNARFKYTVDRLGLETVKEELENRLGWSLKEAKAYHFDHNGDRYGWVEGIEDKWHFTLFVEGGRVTDYDHYKLMTGLREIAKVHTGEFRLTSNQNLIIANVSSDKKDEISALIEQYGLTDGKHHSALRRSSMACVSLPTCGLAMAEAERYLPTLLDKVEKIIDENGLRDQEITIRMTGCPNGCARHALGEIGFIGKAPGKYNMYLGAAFDGSRLSKMYRENIGEEDILSELRVLLSRYAKEREEGEHFGDFVIRAGIIKATTDGTNFHN is encoded by the coding sequence ATGGTGACCAAAATCTTAAAAGCACCGGACGGCTCTCCAAGTGATGTTGAACGCATTAAAGAAGAAAGTGATTATTTGCGCGGCACACTGAAAGAAGTGATGCTGGACCGGATCAGTGCCGGAATTCCGGATGATGACAACCGCCTGATGAAACACCACGGCAGTTATTTGCAGGATGACCGTGACCTCCGCAATGAACGCCAAAAGCAAAAACTTGAACCGGCCTATCAGTTCATGCTGCGCGTACGTATGCCAGGAGGCGTCTCAACACCTGAACAATGGCTTGTCATGGATGACCTTTCCCAGAAATACGGGAACGGCACATTAAAACTGACGACACGTGAAACATTCCAAATGCACGGAATTCTGAAATGGAACATGAAGAAAACCATTCAGACGATCCACTCAGCTCTTTTGGATACGATCGCAGCCTGCGGAGACGTAAACCGCAACGTGATGTGCGCATCGAACCCTTATCAGTCTGAAATCCACTCAGAGGTATACGAGTGGTCTAAAAAATTAAGTGACGATCTGCTGCCGCGGACGAGAGCTTATCATGAAATCTGGCTTGATGAGGAAAAAGTGGCCGGCACGCCTGAGGAAGAAGTCGAGCCAATGTACGGCCCGCTCTATCTGCCGCGGAAATTTAAAATCGGTATTGCCGTCCCGCCATCTAATGATATAGACGTCTTTTCACAAGATCTCGGATTCATTGCGATTGTCGAAGATGGCGAACTGATCGGTTTTAACGTGGCAATCGGCGGCGGTATGGGAATGACGCATGGCGACACAGCGACATATCCGCAATTAGCCAAGGTGATCGGGTTCTGCCGTCCTGAGCAAATGTATGACGTTGCTGAAAAAACGATTACGATTCAGCGTGATTACGGAAACCGTTCTGTCCGCAAAAATGCGCGGTTCAAATACACCGTTGACCGCCTCGGTTTAGAAACTGTAAAAGAAGAATTGGAAAACCGTCTCGGCTGGAGCTTGAAAGAAGCAAAGGCGTATCATTTCGATCATAACGGCGACCGCTACGGCTGGGTGGAAGGCATTGAGGATAAATGGCATTTTACGCTGTTTGTCGAAGGCGGCCGTGTGACGGATTACGATCATTATAAACTGATGACAGGCTTGCGGGAAATCGCCAAAGTTCATACAGGCGAGTTCCGTCTGACATCCAATCAGAACTTGATTATTGCGAACGTTTCAAGCGACAAAAAAGATGAAATCAGTGCATTAATTGAGCAATATGGCTTAACTGACGGCAAGCACCATTCAGCGCTCCGCCGCAGCTCTATGGCGTGTGTGTCGCTTCCGACCTGCGGATTGGCAATGGCTGAAGCAGAGCGTTATTTGCCGACCCTTTTAGATAAGGTTGAAAAGATCATTGACGAAAACGGCCTTCGTGATCAGGAAATCACCATTCGCATGACCGGGTGCCCGAACGGCTGTGCACGCCATGCACTCGGTGAGATTGGATTTATCGGAAAGGCGCCGGGCAAATATAATATGTATCTTGGTGCTGCATTTGATGGTAGCCGTTTAAGCAAAATGTACCGTGAAAACATCGGTGAAGAAGACATTTTAAGCGAGCTGCGCGTACTTCTTTCACGTTATGCGAAAGAACGCGAGGAAGGCGAGCACTTCGGTGACTTTGTCATTCGCGCAGGCATCATTAAAGCAACAACTGACGGCACGAATTTTCATAACTGA
- a CDS encoding assimilatory sulfite reductase (NADPH) flavoprotein subunit has translation MQLQVMNSPFNQEQAELLNRLLPTLTESQKIWLSGYLSAQSVPAQETAGAPAAIVSEEAAAPVVSKEVTVLYGSQTGNAQGLAENAGKQLEERGFQVTVSSMSDFKPNQLKKINNLLIVVSTHGEGEPPDNALSFHEFLHGRRAPKLEDLRFSVLALGDSSYEFFCQTGKEFDQRLEEIGGKRISPRVDCDLDYDEPAAEWLEGVFEGLSEAGGGSAAPAQGAASPQIGESSYSRTNPFRAEVLENLNLNGRGSNKETRHVELSLEGSGLTYEPGDSLGVYPENDPELVELLLKEMNWDPEEIVTLNKQGDVRPLKEALISHYEITVLTKPLLEQAAQLSGSDELRELLAPGNEGNVKAYLEGRDLLDLVRDYGPFSVSAQEFVSILRKMPARLYSIASSLSANPDEVHVTIGAVRYDAHGRERKGVCSILCAERLQPGDTLPVYVQHNQNFKLPKDPETPIIMVGPGTGVAPFRSFMQEREETGVEGKAWMFFGDQHFVTDFLYQTEWQNWIKDGVLTKMDVAFSRDTEEKVYVQHRMLEQSAELFEWLQEGAAVYICGDEKHMAHDVHHTLLDIIEKEGNMSREEAEAYLADMQQQKRYQRDVY, from the coding sequence TTGCAACTTCAGGTAATGAACAGTCCGTTTAATCAGGAGCAGGCAGAGCTCCTTAACCGTCTTCTGCCAACTTTGACCGAATCTCAGAAAATCTGGCTGAGCGGATATTTATCCGCGCAATCCGTTCCCGCCCAAGAAACCGCGGGGGCCCCTGCGGCTATTGTGTCTGAAGAAGCGGCGGCACCGGTCGTTTCAAAAGAAGTGACCGTTCTTTATGGTTCACAGACGGGAAACGCACAGGGGCTTGCAGAAAATGCCGGCAAGCAGCTTGAGGAGCGCGGTTTTCAAGTCACTGTCTCATCCATGAGCGATTTTAAGCCGAATCAGCTGAAGAAAATCAACAATCTTTTGATCGTCGTCAGCACGCATGGTGAAGGCGAGCCGCCTGATAACGCGCTGTCGTTTCATGAATTTTTGCATGGAAGACGGGCGCCTAAGCTTGAAGACCTTCGTTTTTCAGTTTTGGCGCTTGGTGACAGCTCGTACGAATTTTTCTGCCAGACAGGGAAGGAATTTGATCAGCGCTTAGAAGAAATCGGCGGCAAACGAATTTCTCCGCGCGTTGATTGCGATCTTGACTATGATGAGCCGGCAGCTGAATGGCTTGAGGGTGTATTTGAGGGCTTAAGTGAAGCCGGGGGCGGAAGCGCCGCACCTGCGCAAGGAGCAGCTTCGCCTCAAATCGGTGAGTCTTCTTACTCCAGAACAAACCCGTTTCGGGCTGAAGTGTTAGAAAATTTAAATTTGAACGGCCGAGGATCAAATAAAGAAACACGCCATGTCGAGCTGTCTCTGGAAGGATCTGGCCTGACTTATGAGCCTGGTGACAGCCTCGGCGTCTATCCGGAAAACGATCCGGAGCTTGTTGAGCTGCTGCTTAAGGAAATGAATTGGGACCCCGAAGAAATTGTGACCCTTAATAAGCAAGGTGATGTACGCCCGCTTAAAGAAGCGCTGATTTCTCACTATGAAATCACTGTTCTCACAAAACCGCTTCTTGAACAGGCTGCCCAGCTGTCAGGGAGCGATGAGCTTAGAGAGCTTTTAGCCCCGGGAAATGAGGGGAACGTAAAAGCATATCTTGAAGGACGCGATTTGCTTGATCTCGTTCGTGATTATGGCCCGTTCAGCGTATCGGCGCAGGAGTTTGTTTCGATTCTGCGAAAAATGCCGGCCCGACTCTATTCAATCGCGAGCAGTTTATCCGCTAATCCGGATGAAGTACATGTAACGATCGGCGCAGTCCGCTACGATGCGCACGGCCGTGAACGAAAGGGCGTCTGCTCGATTTTATGCGCGGAGCGTCTGCAACCGGGAGACACACTGCCTGTTTATGTCCAGCATAATCAAAACTTTAAGCTTCCGAAAGATCCTGAAACACCGATTATCATGGTCGGCCCTGGGACAGGCGTCGCGCCGTTCCGTTCCTTTATGCAGGAGCGTGAGGAGACGGGAGTGGAAGGCAAAGCATGGATGTTTTTTGGCGATCAGCATTTTGTCACGGATTTCCTTTATCAGACAGAGTGGCAGAATTGGATCAAAGACGGTGTGCTGACAAAAATGGATGTGGCGTTCTCACGTGATACGGAAGAAAAAGTATATGTGCAGCACCGCATGCTTGAACAGAGTGCAGAATTGTTCGAATGGCTTCAAGAAGGCGCGGCTGTTTACATTTGCGGTGATGAAAAACACATGGCGCATGACGTCCATCACACATTACTTGACATTATCGAGAAAGAAGGCAATATGAGCCGCGAAGAAGCAGAAGCTTATCTTGCCGATATGCAGCAGCAAAAACGCTATCAGCGTGATGTATACTGA
- the helD gene encoding RNA polymerase recycling motor HelD produces the protein MNQQDKEWKEEQSRIDEVLQELGRKERFLETSAGGLKHDIIGLRKSFWEDVTVNLDDTHEAVETMASIKQQAELLSDRERNHRRMDQQLKRIHQLKASPYFGRIDFIENGEEQAERIYIGLASCMDEKEEHFLIYDWRAPISSMYYNYSPGKAEYEVPGETIEGQMVLKRQFIIKNGALKAMFNTDMTIGDEMLQEVLSHQSDTQMKNIVSTIQKEQNQIIRNEKSKFLIVQGAAGSGKTSAALQRVAYLLYRYRGVIDAGQIVLFSPNFLFNSYVSSVLPELGEENMEQATFQEYIEHRLGRKFLCESPFDQLEYCLSESKKGGFPSRLTAITWKASLSFQEFIDEYVSRLSSEGMIFKNIVFRGQKLITKEQIQSYFYSLDQHQSIPNRMEQTAKWLLSELNTFEKKERRKDWVVQEAELLDKEDYLDVYKKLQERKQFSESTFNDYQREQQLLAAIIVKKAFNPLKQAVRLFAFLDVKQLYLHLFSSWGGKFQHAETAAIGALTRSAFAENKLLYEDAAPFLYMQDLIEGRKKNTKIKHLFIDEAQDYSPFQMAYMRSIFPAASMTVLGDINQSIYAHTIHGAKYMDACFEGEPAEYIRLKRTYRSTRQIVDLTKAMLQDGGDIEPFNRNGEMPLVFKTEGREDLCQKLTKEMERLKKQGHETIAVICKTAQECIQAHAYISEYIDIRLIHKENQTFQKGVCVIPVYLAKGIEFDAVLVYDASEEHYQTEHDRRLLYTACTRAMHMLAVLYTGKASPFVTAVPSHLYQNAE, from the coding sequence ATGAATCAGCAGGATAAGGAATGGAAGGAAGAACAGTCAAGAATAGATGAGGTACTGCAGGAGCTCGGGCGAAAAGAGCGGTTTCTGGAAACGTCTGCAGGCGGGTTAAAGCATGATATTATCGGATTAAGAAAAAGCTTTTGGGAGGATGTTACGGTCAATCTTGATGATACCCATGAAGCGGTTGAAACGATGGCAAGCATTAAGCAGCAGGCGGAGCTGCTGTCTGATCGGGAACGAAATCATCGGCGTATGGATCAGCAGCTCAAACGAATTCATCAATTAAAAGCATCGCCTTATTTCGGCCGGATTGATTTTATTGAAAACGGAGAGGAACAGGCAGAGCGAATTTATATCGGTTTAGCTTCTTGCATGGATGAGAAGGAGGAACACTTTCTGATCTATGACTGGAGGGCGCCGATATCCAGTATGTACTACAATTATTCCCCAGGAAAAGCGGAGTACGAAGTGCCCGGCGAAACGATAGAAGGCCAAATGGTGCTGAAACGCCAGTTTATCATTAAAAACGGCGCTCTCAAGGCAATGTTTAATACTGATATGACGATCGGTGATGAAATGCTGCAAGAGGTCTTGAGCCATCAATCTGATACCCAAATGAAAAACATCGTGTCTACAATTCAGAAAGAACAAAATCAGATTATCCGTAATGAAAAAAGCAAATTTCTGATCGTGCAGGGAGCAGCTGGCAGCGGGAAAACATCGGCAGCACTCCAGCGCGTCGCTTATTTGTTATACAGGTACCGCGGCGTTATTGATGCCGGACAAATCGTTTTATTTTCTCCAAACTTTTTATTTAACAGCTATGTCTCCTCTGTTTTGCCTGAGTTAGGGGAAGAGAATATGGAACAGGCGACGTTTCAGGAATATATCGAGCACCGGCTTGGCCGCAAGTTCCTATGTGAAAGCCCCTTTGATCAGCTCGAATATTGCCTGAGCGAATCAAAGAAAGGCGGTTTTCCGTCAAGGCTTACGGCAATCACATGGAAGGCGAGCTTATCTTTTCAGGAATTCATTGATGAATACGTCAGCCGGCTGTCCTCCGAAGGGATGATCTTTAAAAATATCGTCTTCCGCGGACAAAAACTGATTACAAAGGAACAAATTCAATCCTATTTTTACTCATTGGATCAACACCAGTCCATTCCGAACCGGATGGAGCAAACGGCAAAGTGGCTGCTGAGTGAACTTAATACATTTGAGAAAAAGGAACGGCGTAAGGATTGGGTCGTTCAGGAAGCTGAGCTGCTCGACAAAGAGGATTACCTGGACGTGTACAAAAAACTCCAGGAAAGGAAACAGTTCAGTGAGAGCACGTTTAACGATTATCAAAGAGAGCAGCAACTGCTTGCCGCCATCATTGTGAAAAAGGCGTTCAATCCGCTCAAACAGGCGGTCAGGCTCTTTGCGTTTCTGGATGTCAAACAGCTGTATTTGCATTTGTTTTCCAGCTGGGGAGGGAAATTTCAGCATGCGGAGACGGCAGCGATAGGAGCGCTGACCCGATCGGCATTTGCGGAAAATAAATTGCTCTATGAGGATGCGGCGCCGTTTCTTTATATGCAGGATTTGATCGAAGGCAGAAAGAAAAATACGAAGATCAAACATCTTTTTATCGACGAAGCTCAGGACTATTCACCGTTTCAGATGGCTTACATGAGAAGCATTTTTCCGGCCGCCAGCATGACAGTGCTCGGTGATATCAATCAGTCCATATACGCCCATACCATACATGGCGCAAAGTATATGGATGCGTGCTTTGAAGGTGAGCCGGCTGAATATATTCGTTTAAAGAGAACGTACAGATCGACAAGGCAGATTGTCGATCTAACAAAAGCGATGCTTCAGGACGGAGGGGACATTGAGCCTTTTAACAGAAACGGGGAAATGCCTCTCGTTTTCAAAACCGAAGGGCGTGAGGACCTTTGTCAAAAGCTCACGAAAGAAATGGAACGGCTCAAGAAGCAAGGGCATGAAACGATCGCCGTCATTTGCAAGACTGCCCAGGAATGCATACAGGCGCACGCTTACATAAGCGAATATATAGATATCCGGCTGATTCATAAAGAAAATCAAACATTTCAAAAGGGAGTTTGTGTCATTCCGGTTTATTTAGCGAAGGGAATTGAGTTTGACGCAGTCCTTGTCTATGATGCATCGGAAGAACATTATCAAACAGAGCACGACCGCAGGCTCTTATACACTGCCTGCACCCGGGCGATGCATATGCTGGCGGTGTTATATACAGGTAAGGCAAGTCCGTTTGTAACGGCCGTGCCGTCTCACTTATATCAGAATGCTGAGTGA
- a CDS encoding trimeric intracellular cation channel family protein, whose translation MAWELLSVIGIIAFAVSGAIVAMEEEYDILGVYILGIVTAFGGGAIRNLLIGVPVSALWEQGAYFQIALLSITIVFLFPKLLLRHWNKWGNLSDAIGLAAFAIQGALYAVKMGHPLSAVIVAAVLTGSGGGIIRDLLAGRKPLVLKAEIYAVWAALGGLIVGLGWLGNSFGLYVLFFVLVVCRVCSYMFNWKLPNRSFRLDN comes from the coding sequence ATGGCTTGGGAGCTGCTCAGTGTGATTGGCATCATTGCGTTTGCAGTCAGCGGCGCAATTGTTGCGATGGAAGAGGAATATGATATTTTAGGAGTTTATATATTAGGGATTGTCACAGCTTTTGGAGGAGGAGCGATCCGCAATTTGCTGATTGGTGTTCCGGTGTCGGCTTTATGGGAGCAGGGCGCGTACTTTCAAATCGCCCTCCTCTCCATTACGATTGTGTTTCTGTTTCCGAAGCTGCTGTTGAGGCATTGGAACAAGTGGGGCAACTTATCAGATGCGATCGGTCTCGCGGCCTTCGCCATCCAAGGCGCACTGTATGCCGTCAAAATGGGTCATCCGCTTAGTGCCGTTATCGTGGCTGCGGTCCTGACAGGAAGCGGCGGCGGAATCATTCGCGATCTTCTTGCCGGACGCAAACCGCTTGTGCTGAAAGCGGAAATTTATGCGGTCTGGGCGGCTCTCGGCGGTTTAATCGTCGGCTTGGGCTGGCTGGGAAACTCATTTGGCTTGTACGTTCTGTTTTTCGTGCTCGTTGTTTGCCGCGTTTGTTCCTATATGTTTAATTGGAAGCTGCCAAACCGTTCTTTTCGCTTAGATAACTAA
- a CDS encoding disulfide oxidoreductase has product MKNRIVCLYASWVVALTAMLGSLYFSEIKKFIPCELCWYQRILMYPLVLILGIATFQGDTRVKKYALPMAIIGAFISIMHYLEQKVPGFSGIKPCVSGVPCSGQYINWFGFMTIPFLALIAFILIIVFMCLLKGEKSE; this is encoded by the coding sequence ATGAAAAATAGAATTGTATGTTTATATGCTTCTTGGGTTGTCGCTCTTACCGCTATGCTCGGCAGCCTGTATTTCAGTGAAATCAAAAAGTTCATTCCATGTGAACTGTGCTGGTACCAGCGTATCCTCATGTATCCGCTCGTCTTGATTTTAGGAATCGCCACCTTTCAAGGGGACACACGCGTGAAAAAATATGCGCTTCCGATGGCGATTATCGGGGCATTTATTTCGATTATGCATTACTTAGAGCAGAAAGTGCCGGGCTTTTCCGGCATTAAGCCGTGTGTAAGCGGCGTGCCGTGCTCAGGCCAATATATTAACTGGTTCGGTTTTATGACCATTCCATTTCTGGCCCTGATTGCTTTTATCCTGATTATTGTTTTTATGTGTCTGCTGAAAGGCGAAAAATCTGAATAA
- a CDS encoding DsbA family protein encodes MKKKQQSSAKFAVILTVVVVVLLAAIVIINNKTEQGNEAVSGQPSIKGQPVLGKDDAPVTVVEFGDYKCPSCKMFNSDIFPKIQKDFIDKGDVKFSFVNVMFHGKGSILAALSSEEVWKEDPDSFWAFHEKLFDKQPDTEQEWVTPAVLGDVAKSTTKVNPETLKDNLDKETFASQVERDSELNQKMNINATPTIYVNDKVISDFSDYDEIKETIEKELKGK; translated from the coding sequence GTGAAAAAGAAACAGCAGTCTTCTGCGAAATTCGCGGTCATCCTTACGGTTGTGGTTGTTGTCTTGTTAGCAGCCATTGTCATTATTAATAACAAAACGGAACAAGGCAATGAAGCGGTTTCCGGACAGCCGTCTATCAAAGGCCAGCCTGTGCTCGGCAAGGATGATGCACCGGTAACTGTAGTTGAATTCGGAGATTATAAATGTCCGTCTTGTAAAATGTTTAACAGTGACATCTTCCCAAAAATACAGAAAGACTTTATTGATAAGGGCGATGTGAAATTTTCATTCGTGAACGTCATGTTCCATGGAAAAGGTTCAATATTAGCGGCTCTTTCATCAGAAGAAGTATGGAAAGAAGATCCTGACTCTTTCTGGGCATTCCATGAAAAGCTGTTCGACAAACAGCCGGATACAGAACAGGAATGGGTGACCCCGGCCGTTCTCGGTGATGTTGCCAAAAGCACCACGAAGGTCAATCCTGAGACGCTCAAGGACAATCTTGATAAGGAAACATTCGCTTCCCAAGTGGAAAGAGATTCCGAACTTAATCAAAAAATGAACATAAACGCCACACCGACGATTTACGTTAATGATAAAGTGATTAGCGATTTCTCAGATTATGATGAAATCAAAGAAACGATAGAAAAAGAGCTGAAAGGGAAGTAA